The Bifidobacterium eulemuris genome includes a window with the following:
- a CDS encoding sensor histidine kinase produces MGYVLALIAGIACGVLGVAAVVAHEHRRAARFLAHRPSDGNARLDVRMPGKSWSDLAASINAALDEIQAERIQSIGERQEFQRGMSALAHDVRTPLMGAQGHIQLALDDLAGKHYAVSSHGDAIKPDSVERSEDATVTLRNDDDSPAGFVNMSQTGRHLTAALNRLGDMRDLLDQLFSYARANDPDRALDIASVAVHSLVADVLVGHYPEFEERGWEPVVDFAVEAFAVEADRAALVRVVDNLVVNMLRHGVGAPTIVQRGGVVSFSNAVDGRAAENLDPDRLFARFYQADDARSSGGSGLGLSVAQSLAQSMGMSLTARLEREGGDGAGADAPPQLVIDLRVH; encoded by the coding sequence ATGGGATATGTGCTGGCGTTGATTGCGGGAATCGCGTGCGGCGTGCTTGGCGTGGCGGCGGTGGTCGCCCATGAGCATCGGCGTGCGGCGCGGTTCCTCGCGCATCGCCCGTCCGACGGCAACGCCCGTCTGGATGTGCGTATGCCGGGAAAATCATGGAGCGATCTGGCCGCTTCGATCAATGCCGCACTCGATGAGATTCAAGCGGAACGTATCCAATCGATCGGTGAACGGCAGGAGTTCCAGCGGGGCATGTCGGCCCTCGCCCACGATGTGCGCACGCCGCTGATGGGCGCGCAGGGCCATATCCAACTCGCGCTGGATGATCTTGCCGGCAAGCATTATGCCGTTTCGTCCCATGGAGACGCAATCAAACCCGATTCCGTCGAACGAAGCGAAGACGCGACGGTGACGCTCCGTAATGATGACGATAGTCCTGCCGGGTTCGTGAATATGTCGCAGACCGGTCGGCATTTGACCGCGGCTCTCAACCGTCTGGGCGATATGCGTGATCTGCTTGACCAGCTGTTCTCCTATGCGCGCGCCAACGACCCCGATCGGGCGCTCGACATCGCATCCGTGGCCGTGCATTCACTGGTCGCCGACGTTCTGGTGGGGCATTACCCCGAATTCGAGGAGCGCGGCTGGGAACCGGTCGTGGATTTCGCGGTCGAGGCGTTCGCGGTCGAGGCGGACAGGGCCGCGCTGGTGCGTGTCGTCGATAATCTGGTCGTCAACATGTTGCGTCATGGCGTGGGCGCGCCGACGATCGTCCAGCGCGGGGGAGTCGTCTCCTTCTCCAACGCCGTGGATGGACGGGCTGCGGAGAATCTTGACCCGGACCGGTTATTCGCCCGGTTCTACCAAGCCGATGACGCCCGTTCGTCCGGTGGTTCCGGATTGGGTCTTTCGGTCGCCCAATCGCTGGCCCAATCCATGGGGATGTCCCTGACGGCGCGGCTGGAGCGCGAAGGTGGCGACGGCGCTGGCGCGGACGCTCCGCCCCAGTTGGTGATCGACCTACGCGTTCACTAA